In Streptomyces nodosus, one DNA window encodes the following:
- the dxr gene encoding 1-deoxy-D-xylulose-5-phosphate reductoisomerase has translation MSDSPAPLADPHLFFDPVDGVRDVVILGSTGSVGTQAVDLVLRNPDRFKVTGLSANGGRVALLAEQARRLRVSTVAVAREDVVPALREALSAQYGPGEPLPEILAGPDAATELAASPCHTVLNGITGSIGLAPTLAALEAGRTLALANKESLIVGGPLVKALAKPGQIIPVDSEHAALFQALAAGTRADVRKLVVTASGGPFRGRTRADLADVTPKDALAHPTWAMGPVITINSATLVNKGLEVIEAHLLYDIPFERIEVVVHPQSYVHSMVEFTDGSTLAQATPPDMRGPIAIGLGWPERVPDAAPAFDWTTASTWEFFPLDHEAFPSVGLARHVGQLAGTAPAVFNAANEECVDAFLNGTLPFNGIMDTVTRVVGEHGTPSSSTSPERADPHRTGTSLTVADVLEAEAWARARARELTAQTATAEARA, from the coding sequence ATGAGTGACAGCCCAGCTCCTCTTGCCGACCCCCATCTCTTCTTCGACCCCGTGGACGGCGTCCGGGACGTCGTGATCCTCGGCTCCACCGGTTCGGTCGGCACCCAGGCCGTCGACCTCGTGCTGCGCAACCCCGACCGGTTCAAGGTCACCGGGCTCTCCGCCAACGGCGGCCGGGTCGCCCTGCTCGCCGAGCAGGCCCGCCGTCTGCGGGTGAGCACGGTCGCGGTGGCGCGCGAGGACGTCGTACCGGCACTGCGCGAGGCCCTGTCGGCCCAGTACGGTCCGGGAGAGCCCCTTCCGGAGATCCTCGCCGGACCCGACGCGGCCACGGAGCTGGCCGCCTCCCCCTGCCACACCGTGCTCAACGGCATCACCGGCTCCATCGGCCTGGCGCCCACCCTCGCCGCCCTGGAGGCGGGCCGTACGCTGGCGCTCGCCAACAAGGAGTCGCTCATCGTGGGCGGCCCGCTGGTGAAGGCCCTGGCCAAGCCCGGTCAGATCATTCCGGTGGACTCCGAGCACGCCGCGCTCTTCCAGGCCCTGGCCGCCGGCACCCGAGCCGATGTGCGCAAGCTCGTCGTCACCGCCTCCGGTGGCCCCTTCCGCGGGCGTACCCGGGCCGATCTGGCGGATGTGACCCCGAAGGACGCCCTCGCCCACCCCACCTGGGCCATGGGACCGGTCATCACGATCAACTCCGCGACCCTGGTGAACAAGGGCCTGGAGGTGATCGAGGCGCATCTGCTCTACGACATCCCCTTCGAGCGCATCGAGGTCGTCGTCCACCCCCAGTCGTACGTCCACTCGATGGTGGAGTTCACGGACGGATCGACCCTGGCCCAGGCCACGCCCCCCGATATGCGCGGGCCGATCGCCATCGGTCTCGGCTGGCCCGAGCGGGTGCCCGACGCGGCGCCCGCCTTCGACTGGACCACCGCGTCGACCTGGGAGTTCTTCCCGCTCGACCATGAGGCCTTCCCCTCGGTGGGGCTCGCCCGGCACGTGGGGCAGCTCGCGGGCACGGCCCCCGCGGTGTTCAATGCCGCCAACGAGGAGTGCGTCGACGCGTTCCTGAACGGCACGCTCCCGTTCAACGGGATCATGGACACGGTCACCCGGGTGGTCGGGGAGCACGGCACTCCGTCCTCCTCGACGTCGCCCGAACGGGCGGACCCCCACCGCACGGGAACTTCCCTGACCGTCGCGGACGTCCTCGAAGCGGAGGCCTGGGCACGCGCCCGGGCCAGAGAACTGACGGCACAGACGGCAACCGCGGAGGCTCGTGCATGA
- a CDS encoding M50 family metallopeptidase, with product MMILGIVVFVVGLLVSIAWHELGHLSTAKLFGVRVPQYMVGFGPTIWSRKKGETEYGIKAVPLGGYIRMIGMFPPGPDGRIEARSTSPWRGMIEDARAQSFEELQPGDEKRLFYTRKPWKRVIVMFAGPFMNLILAVVIFLGVMMSFGVQTQTTTVSKVSDCVIQQSENRTKCAKEDPAAPALAAGLKPGDKIVEFDGTQVKDWSALQSDIRANPGKDVTIVVERKGQRVDLHAHLIKNQVSKTDGNGGYVEGKYVYAGFLGFTPASGIVQQSFDQSVHRMGDMMQNGVESLVALPGKVPALWDAAFGNAPRQPDSPMGVVGAARVGGEVFTLDIPPSQQIAMMLLLVAGFNLSLFLFNMLPLLPLDGGHIAGALWESLRRTAAKVLRRPDPGPFDVAKLMPVAYVVAGVFVCFTLLVLIADVVNPVKIS from the coding sequence ATGATGATCCTCGGCATAGTCGTCTTCGTGGTCGGCCTGCTGGTCTCCATCGCCTGGCACGAGCTGGGACATCTGTCGACGGCCAAGCTCTTCGGCGTCCGGGTGCCGCAGTACATGGTCGGCTTCGGCCCGACCATCTGGTCGCGGAAGAAGGGCGAGACCGAGTACGGCATCAAGGCGGTTCCGCTCGGCGGCTACATCCGCATGATCGGCATGTTCCCGCCGGGCCCGGACGGCAGGATCGAGGCCCGCTCCACCTCACCGTGGCGCGGAATGATCGAGGACGCACGAGCGCAGTCCTTCGAGGAGCTGCAGCCCGGTGACGAGAAGCGCCTCTTCTACACGCGCAAGCCGTGGAAGCGGGTCATCGTCATGTTCGCGGGCCCCTTCATGAACCTGATCCTCGCCGTGGTGATCTTCCTCGGTGTGATGATGTCCTTCGGCGTCCAGACCCAGACCACCACGGTCTCCAAGGTCTCCGACTGCGTCATCCAGCAGAGCGAGAACCGTACGAAGTGCGCCAAGGAGGACCCGGCCGCACCCGCCCTCGCCGCCGGCCTCAAACCGGGCGACAAGATCGTCGAGTTCGACGGAACCCAGGTCAAGGACTGGTCCGCCCTCCAGTCCGACATCCGAGCCAACCCCGGCAAGGACGTCACCATCGTCGTCGAGCGCAAGGGCCAGCGGGTCGATCTGCACGCCCACCTGATCAAGAACCAGGTGAGCAAGACGGACGGCAACGGCGGCTATGTCGAGGGCAAGTACGTGTACGCCGGATTCCTCGGCTTCACCCCGGCCAGCGGCATCGTCCAGCAGTCCTTCGACCAGTCCGTGCACCGGATGGGCGACATGATGCAGAACGGCGTCGAGTCGCTGGTCGCCCTGCCCGGAAAGGTTCCCGCCCTGTGGGACGCCGCCTTCGGCAACGCCCCGCGCCAGCCGGACTCCCCGATGGGCGTGGTGGGCGCGGCCCGTGTCGGCGGCGAGGTGTTCACCCTGGACATCCCGCCGTCCCAGCAGATCGCGATGATGCTGCTGCTCGTCGCGGGCTTCAATCTGTCCCTGTTCCTGTTCAACATGCTTCCGCTGCTGCCGCTCGACGGCGGGCACATCGCGGGCGCCCTGTGGGAGTCGCTGCGCCGCACCGCGGCCAAGGTGCTGCGCCGCCCCGACCCGGGCCCCTTCGACGTGGCGAAGCTGATGCCGGTCGCCTATGTGGTGGCCGGGGTCTTCGTCTGCTTCACACTGCTGGTGCTGATCGCGGACGTGGTCAATCCCGTGAAGATCTCCTGA
- a CDS encoding acyl-CoA dehydrogenase family protein, with protein MSAPTAPTPKPTVTEREARQVAEAAREQHWRKPSFAKELFLGRFRLDLIHPHPLPADEDVQRGEEFLAKLRDFCETQIDSARIEREARIPDEAINGLKELGAFGMKIDTKYGGLGLTQVYYNKALALAGSASPAIGALLSAHQSIGVPQPLKLFGTQEQKDTFLPRCARTDISAFLLTEPDVGSDPARLATMAVPDGDDYILDGVKLWTTNGVVADLLVVMARVPRSEGHKGGITAFVVEAASEGVTVENRNAFMGLRGLENGVTRFRGVRVPGRNRIGAEGAGLKIALTTLNTGRLSLPAMCVGAGKWCLKIAREWSAAREQWGKPVALHEAVGSKISFIAATTFALEAVVDLSSQMADENRNDIRIEAALAKLYGSEMACLMADELVQIRGGRGFETAESLKARGERAVPAEQMLRDLRINRIFEGSTEIMHLLIAREAVDAHLSVAGDLIDPDKSLADKARAGANAGVFYARWLPKLVAGQGQVPGAYGAFHHHVDLSPHLRFVERNARKLARCTFYGMSRWQGRMETKQGFLGRIVDIGAELFAMSAACVRAEHLRASGEHGREAYQLADAFCRQSRIRVDELFGRLWSNTDELDRTVVKGVLSGTYAWLEEGVIDPSGEGPWIADVTPPKKPRPDVRRVIPKS; from the coding sequence ATGTCCGCACCAACCGCCCCCACTCCCAAGCCCACCGTCACCGAACGTGAGGCACGCCAGGTCGCCGAGGCCGCGCGTGAGCAGCACTGGCGCAAGCCCAGCTTCGCCAAGGAGCTGTTCCTCGGCCGCTTCCGGCTCGATCTGATCCACCCCCACCCGCTGCCCGCCGACGAGGACGTACAGCGCGGCGAGGAGTTCCTCGCCAAGCTGCGCGACTTCTGCGAGACCCAGATCGACTCCGCCCGCATCGAGCGCGAGGCCCGGATCCCCGACGAGGCGATCAACGGGCTCAAGGAGCTCGGCGCCTTCGGTATGAAGATCGACACGAAATACGGCGGTCTCGGCCTCACCCAGGTGTACTACAACAAGGCGCTCGCTCTGGCCGGCTCCGCGAGCCCCGCGATCGGCGCGCTGCTGTCCGCGCATCAGTCGATCGGCGTACCGCAGCCGCTGAAACTCTTCGGCACCCAGGAGCAGAAGGACACCTTTCTGCCCCGCTGTGCCCGCACCGACATCTCGGCGTTCCTGCTCACCGAGCCGGACGTGGGATCCGACCCGGCCCGGCTGGCCACGATGGCCGTCCCGGACGGGGACGACTACATCCTCGACGGGGTCAAGCTGTGGACCACCAACGGTGTGGTCGCCGATCTGCTCGTGGTCATGGCACGGGTCCCGAGGTCCGAGGGCCACAAGGGCGGCATCACCGCCTTCGTGGTGGAGGCCGCCTCGGAGGGCGTCACCGTCGAGAACCGCAATGCCTTCATGGGGCTGCGCGGACTGGAGAACGGCGTCACCCGCTTCCGTGGCGTCCGGGTCCCGGGGCGCAACCGGATCGGTGCCGAGGGCGCGGGCCTGAAGATCGCGCTGACCACGCTGAACACCGGCCGGCTGTCCCTGCCCGCGATGTGCGTGGGAGCGGGCAAGTGGTGTCTGAAGATCGCCCGTGAGTGGTCGGCGGCCCGCGAGCAGTGGGGCAAGCCGGTCGCGCTGCACGAGGCGGTCGGCTCGAAGATCTCCTTCATCGCGGCCACCACCTTCGCGCTGGAGGCGGTCGTCGATCTCTCGTCGCAGATGGCCGACGAGAACCGCAACGACATCCGGATCGAGGCCGCCCTCGCCAAGCTGTACGGCTCCGAGATGGCCTGTCTGATGGCCGATGAGCTGGTCCAGATCCGCGGCGGCCGTGGCTTCGAGACGGCCGAGTCCCTGAAGGCCCGCGGCGAGCGGGCGGTGCCGGCCGAGCAGATGCTGCGCGATCTGCGGATCAACCGCATCTTCGAGGGCTCCACGGAGATCATGCATCTGCTGATCGCCCGCGAGGCGGTGGACGCCCATCTGTCCGTGGCCGGCGATCTGATCGACCCGGACAAGTCCCTGGCCGACAAGGCGAGGGCCGGGGCGAACGCCGGGGTCTTCTATGCCAGGTGGCTGCCGAAGCTGGTGGCCGGGCAGGGCCAGGTCCCGGGCGCCTACGGTGCGTTCCACCACCATGTCGATCTCTCGCCGCATCTGCGGTTCGTCGAGCGCAACGCCCGCAAGCTGGCCCGCTGCACCTTCTACGGAATGTCCCGCTGGCAGGGGCGGATGGAGACCAAGCAGGGCTTCCTCGGGCGGATCGTCGACATCGGCGCCGAGCTGTTCGCGATGAGCGCGGCCTGTGTACGTGCCGAGCATCTGCGCGCGAGCGGGGAGCACGGGCGGGAGGCGTACCAGCTCGCCGACGCCTTCTGCCGGCAGTCCCGGATCCGCGTCGACGAGCTGTTCGGCCGACTGTGGAGCAACACGGACGAACTGGACCGCACGGTGGTCAAGGGCGTGCTGTCCGGCACCTACGCATGGCTGGAGGAAGGGGTCATTGACCCGTCGGGCGAAGGACCCTGGATCGCCGACGTCACCCCGCCGAAGAAACCCCGGCCCGATGTGCGCAGGGTGATCCCCAAGAGCTGA
- the ispG gene encoding flavodoxin-dependent (E)-4-hydroxy-3-methylbut-2-enyl-diphosphate synthase — MTAISLGMPSVPTKLAERRKSRQIQVGSVAVGGDAPVSVQSMTTTRTSDIGATLQQIAELTASGCQIVRVACPTQDDADALAVIAGKSQIPVIADIHFQPKYVFAAIEAGCAAVRVNPGNIKQFDDKVREIAKAARDHGTPIRIGVNAGSLDRRLLQKYGRATPEALVESALWEASLFEEHDFRDIKISVKHNDPVVMVEAYRQLAAQCDYPLHLGVTEAGPAFQGTIKSAVAFGALLSQGIGDTIRVSLSAPPVEEIKVGTQILESLGLRQRGLEIVSCPSCGRAQVDVYKLAEEVTAGLEGMEVPLRVAVMGCVVNGPGEAREADLGVASGNGKGQIFVKGEVIRTVPESKIVETLIDEAMKLAEQMEKDGIASGEPSVSVAG, encoded by the coding sequence ATGACTGCGATTTCACTCGGCATGCCGTCCGTTCCGACCAAGCTCGCCGAGCGCCGGAAGAGCCGGCAGATCCAGGTCGGTTCCGTGGCGGTGGGCGGGGACGCACCGGTGTCGGTGCAGTCGATGACGACGACGCGTACCTCGGACATCGGTGCGACGCTTCAGCAGATCGCTGAGTTGACGGCGTCGGGTTGTCAGATCGTGCGGGTGGCGTGTCCGACGCAGGACGATGCGGATGCGCTGGCGGTGATCGCGGGGAAGTCGCAGATCCCGGTGATCGCGGACATTCATTTCCAGCCGAAGTATGTGTTCGCGGCGATCGAGGCGGGCTGTGCGGCGGTCCGGGTGAATCCGGGCAACATCAAGCAGTTCGACGACAAGGTCAGGGAGATCGCGAAGGCGGCCCGGGACCATGGCACTCCGATCCGGATCGGGGTGAACGCGGGGTCGTTGGACCGGCGGCTGCTGCAGAAGTACGGCAGGGCGACGCCGGAGGCTCTGGTGGAGTCGGCGCTGTGGGAGGCGTCGCTGTTCGAGGAGCATGATTTCCGGGACATCAAGATCTCGGTGAAGCACAACGACCCGGTGGTGATGGTCGAGGCCTACCGTCAGCTCGCGGCGCAGTGTGACTATCCGCTGCATCTGGGGGTGACGGAGGCGGGTCCCGCGTTCCAGGGGACGATCAAGTCGGCGGTCGCGTTCGGTGCGCTGCTGTCGCAGGGGATCGGGGACACGATCCGGGTGTCGTTGTCGGCGCCTCCGGTGGAGGAGATCAAGGTCGGTACGCAGATCCTGGAGTCGTTGGGGCTGCGTCAGCGGGGGCTGGAGATCGTGTCGTGCCCGTCCTGTGGTCGGGCGCAGGTGGATGTGTACAAGCTGGCGGAGGAGGTCACGGCGGGTCTGGAGGGCATGGAGGTGCCGCTGCGGGTCGCGGTGATGGGCTGTGTGGTCAACGGTCCCGGGGAGGCCCGGGAGGCGGATCTGGGGGTGGCCTCGGGCAACGGCAAGGGGCAGATCTTCGTCAAGGGCGAGGTGATCAGGACCGTGCCGGAGTCGAAGATCGTGGAGACCCTGATCGACGAGGCGATGAAGCTCGCCGAGCAGATGGAGAAGGACGGCATCGCCTCCGGAGAGCCGTCGGTCTCGGTGGCCGGCTGA
- a CDS encoding LacI family DNA-binding transcriptional regulator yields the protein MVTLAEVAQHAGVSASTVSYVLSGKRSISASTRQRVERSIRELGYHPNAGARALASSRSNIIALMVPLRTDMYVPVMMEIAIAVATAARAHGYDVLLLTGEEGPDAVHRVTGSGLAEAMILMDVELDDERLPLLRATDQPSVLIGLPASTAGLTCVDLDFGATGALCAEHLATLGHRDIAVIGEAPAVYERHTGFAERTLDGLRSRSRELGLRVLHRPCEGGYDAMALTLARVLDERPGTTGFVVQNESAVEPLLALLRQQGRAVPEDVSVLAICPEQVATQASVRLSSVAIPAQEMGRRAVELLVAKLDGRGTDEVVLLAPELTVRASTGPAPAVS from the coding sequence ATGGTCACCCTCGCCGAGGTCGCCCAGCACGCCGGAGTGTCGGCGAGCACGGTGAGCTATGTCCTCAGCGGCAAGCGGTCCATCTCCGCGTCCACCCGTCAGCGGGTCGAGCGGAGCATCCGGGAGCTCGGCTATCACCCGAACGCCGGGGCCCGCGCCCTGGCGAGCAGCAGGTCGAACATCATCGCGCTGATGGTTCCGCTGCGCACCGACATGTATGTGCCGGTGATGATGGAGATCGCCATCGCCGTGGCGACCGCGGCGCGCGCCCATGGGTACGACGTGCTGCTGCTCACCGGCGAGGAGGGCCCCGACGCGGTGCACCGGGTCACCGGCAGCGGCCTCGCCGAGGCGATGATCCTGATGGACGTCGAGCTCGACGACGAACGGCTGCCGCTGCTGCGTGCCACGGACCAGCCGTCGGTGCTCATCGGGCTGCCCGCCTCCACCGCCGGGCTGACCTGCGTCGACCTGGACTTCGGGGCCACCGGCGCGCTGTGCGCGGAGCATCTGGCGACGCTGGGGCACCGCGACATCGCCGTCATCGGCGAGGCACCCGCCGTCTACGAGCGGCACACCGGCTTCGCGGAGCGCACCCTCGACGGCCTCCGGTCCCGCTCCCGGGAGCTGGGACTGCGGGTGCTGCACCGCCCCTGTGAGGGCGGGTACGACGCGATGGCCCTGACTCTGGCCCGGGTCCTCGACGAGCGGCCGGGCACCACGGGGTTCGTCGTGCAGAACGAGTCCGCGGTCGAGCCGCTGCTGGCGCTGCTGCGCCAGCAGGGCCGGGCCGTGCCCGAGGACGTCTCCGTGCTGGCGATCTGCCCGGAGCAGGTCGCCACCCAGGCGTCGGTGCGGCTGAGCTCCGTCGCCATCCCCGCACAGGAGATGGGACGGCGCGCCGTCGAACTGCTCGTCGCCAAGCTGGACGGGCGCGGCACGGACGAAGTGGTGCTGCTCGCGCCGGAGCTGACGGTCCGGGCGAGCACGGGTCCGGCTCCGGCCGTGTCCTGA
- a CDS encoding proline--tRNA ligase, producing the protein MANAPVQRMSQLMAKTLRDDPADAEVLSHKLLVRAGYVRRTAAGVWTWLPLGKKVLANVERIVREEMDAIGGQEVLLPALLPREPYEATGRWDEYGAELFRLKDRKGGDYLLGPTHEEIFTLLVNDQASSYKDLPVILYQIQTKFRDEARPRAGILRGREFLMKDSYSFDLTDEGLAESYALHRQAYQRVFERLGLDYRICAATAGAMGGSKSEEFLAPAAAGEDTFADCPNCDFAANTEAITYELTPADGSGVPAAEEIPTPDTPTIETLAASLGVPASATLKNLLVKVDGEIVAIGVPGDREVDLGKVEAHFAPATVELVTAEDFEGRPDLVRGYVGPQGLEKVRYVADPRVAPGTSWITGANKEGLHVKNVVAGRDFEVDAYVDVVVVQEGDPCPRCGTGLKLDRAIEIGHIFQLGRKYADALKLDVLGQNGKPVRVTMGSYGIGVSRAVAALAEQTADEQGLCWPAEVAPADVHVVAAGKAVQTELALDISGRLAAAGVRVLVDDRAGVSPGVKFTDAELMGVPQILVAGRRSAEGVVELKDRRTGEREELTVDEALARLTA; encoded by the coding sequence ATGGCGAACGCACCGGTCCAGCGCATGTCCCAGTTGATGGCGAAGACGCTGCGCGACGACCCGGCGGACGCCGAGGTCCTCAGCCACAAGCTGCTGGTCCGCGCCGGCTATGTCCGCCGCACCGCCGCCGGAGTGTGGACCTGGCTGCCGCTCGGCAAGAAGGTCCTCGCCAATGTGGAGCGCATCGTCCGCGAGGAGATGGACGCGATCGGCGGCCAGGAGGTGCTGCTCCCCGCCCTGCTGCCGCGCGAGCCGTACGAGGCGACCGGCCGCTGGGACGAGTACGGCGCGGAGCTGTTCCGCCTCAAGGACCGCAAGGGCGGCGACTACCTGCTCGGTCCCACCCATGAGGAGATCTTCACCCTGCTGGTGAACGACCAGGCGTCCTCGTACAAGGACCTGCCGGTCATCCTCTACCAGATCCAGACCAAGTTCCGTGACGAGGCCCGGCCCCGCGCGGGCATCCTGCGCGGCCGTGAGTTCCTGATGAAGGACTCCTACTCCTTCGACCTCACGGACGAGGGCCTCGCCGAGTCGTACGCCCTGCACCGCCAGGCCTACCAGAGGGTGTTCGAGCGGCTCGGCCTGGACTACCGCATCTGCGCCGCGACGGCGGGTGCGATGGGCGGCTCCAAGTCCGAGGAGTTCCTCGCCCCGGCCGCCGCCGGCGAGGACACCTTCGCGGACTGCCCGAACTGCGACTTCGCCGCCAACACCGAGGCGATCACCTATGAGCTGACGCCGGCCGACGGCTCCGGTGTGCCCGCGGCGGAGGAGATCCCGACCCCCGACACCCCGACCATCGAGACCCTGGCGGCCTCGCTGGGCGTCCCGGCCTCCGCGACGTTGAAGAACCTCCTGGTCAAGGTCGACGGCGAGATCGTCGCCATCGGTGTGCCCGGCGACCGCGAGGTCGACCTGGGCAAGGTCGAGGCCCACTTCGCCCCGGCGACCGTCGAACTGGTCACCGCGGAGGACTTCGAGGGCCGCCCGGACCTGGTCCGCGGCTATGTCGGCCCGCAGGGCCTGGAGAAGGTCCGCTACGTCGCCGACCCGCGCGTCGCGCCCGGCACCTCCTGGATCACCGGTGCCAACAAGGAGGGCCTCCACGTCAAGAACGTGGTCGCGGGCCGTGACTTCGAGGTCGACGCCTATGTGGATGTCGTGGTGGTGCAGGAGGGCGACCCGTGCCCCCGCTGCGGCACCGGGCTCAAGCTGGACCGCGCCATCGAGATCGGGCACATCTTCCAGCTGGGCCGCAAGTACGCCGACGCCCTCAAGCTCGACGTCCTCGGCCAGAACGGCAAGCCGGTCCGCGTGACCATGGGCTCCTACGGCATCGGTGTCTCCCGCGCGGTTGCCGCGCTCGCCGAGCAGACCGCCGACGAGCAGGGGCTGTGCTGGCCCGCGGAGGTCGCCCCGGCCGATGTGCATGTGGTGGCGGCCGGCAAGGCCGTGCAGACCGAGCTGGCCCTCGACATCTCCGGCAGGCTGGCCGCGGCCGGTGTCCGGGTCCTGGTCGACGACCGGGCCGGAGTGTCGCCGGGCGTGAAGTTCACCGACGCCGAGCTGATGGGTGTGCCGCAGATCCTGGTGGCGGGCCGCCGTTCCGCCGAAGGCGTCGTGGAGCTCAAGGACCGCAGGACGGGCGAACGCGAGGAGCTGACGGTGGACGAGGCCCTCGCCCGCCTGACGGCCTGA
- a CDS encoding GNAT family N-acetyltransferase, whose protein sequence is MLTQTTTRVLEPSDLDAALAVLDREPVANAFVTSRVQVAGLDPWRLGGEMWGWYEDGMLTSLCYAGANLVPLCAGPRAVRAFADRARRIGRRCSSIVGPAEATAQLWRLLEPTWGPAREVRTRQPLMVTDRMPDDITPDPYLRRVRKDEMETIMPACVAMFTEEVGVSPLAGDGGLLYQARVAELVGSGRSFARLDQNGKVVFKAEIGAATTRACQIQGVWVAPEYRGQGLAAPGMAAVLRYALADVAPVASLYVNDFNTAARRTYLRVGFQEVGAFMSVLF, encoded by the coding sequence GTGTTGACGCAGACCACCACTCGGGTCCTCGAACCGAGTGACCTGGACGCCGCGCTCGCCGTCCTCGACCGCGAGCCGGTGGCGAACGCTTTTGTGACGTCCAGGGTCCAGGTCGCGGGCCTCGACCCCTGGCGGCTCGGCGGCGAGATGTGGGGCTGGTACGAGGACGGCATGCTGACCTCGCTGTGCTACGCGGGCGCCAACCTCGTCCCGCTCTGCGCCGGCCCCCGCGCGGTACGGGCCTTCGCCGACCGCGCCCGGCGCATCGGCCGCCGCTGCTCCTCCATCGTCGGGCCCGCCGAGGCCACCGCCCAGCTGTGGCGGCTGCTGGAGCCGACCTGGGGTCCGGCCCGCGAGGTCCGTACCCGTCAGCCACTCATGGTCACCGACCGTATGCCCGACGACATCACTCCGGACCCCTACCTCCGCCGCGTCCGCAAGGACGAGATGGAGACGATCATGCCGGCCTGTGTGGCGATGTTCACCGAGGAGGTCGGCGTCTCCCCGCTGGCCGGCGACGGAGGACTGCTCTACCAGGCCCGGGTCGCCGAACTCGTCGGCTCCGGCCGGTCGTTCGCCCGCCTCGACCAGAACGGCAAGGTCGTCTTCAAGGCCGAGATCGGCGCCGCGACCACCCGCGCCTGCCAGATCCAGGGCGTCTGGGTCGCCCCCGAGTACCGCGGCCAGGGCCTCGCCGCCCCCGGCATGGCGGCGGTGCTGCGCTATGCGCTGGCGGACGTGGCCCCCGTGGCGAGCCTGTATGTCAACGACTTCAACACCGCCGCGCGGCGGACCTATCTGAGGGTGGGCTTCCAGGAGGTCGGGGCGTTCATGAGCGTGCTGTTCTGA
- a CDS encoding GNAT family N-acetyltransferase codes for MLRFPGHGHRRPDEVAIGPLDLSARVDEALAVQAVAFGLGAEEIAVRRQIVLRHMTHPGARALGATTRDGRLVGFVYGMPNDRTHWWSTVVEPYLRARGNDAWLDNSFVITELHVHPHHQNRGIGRALITALTDGASEPRSILSAIDTDSPARGLYRSLGYEDLARQVYFPSAAKPYAVMGAPLPLLRPRGGPEGP; via the coding sequence ATGCTGCGCTTTCCCGGTCACGGTCACCGCCGGCCCGACGAGGTCGCGATCGGCCCCCTGGATCTGTCGGCCCGCGTGGACGAGGCGCTCGCCGTGCAGGCCGTCGCGTTCGGGCTCGGCGCCGAGGAGATCGCCGTACGCCGCCAGATCGTGCTGCGGCACATGACCCACCCGGGGGCCCGCGCGCTCGGCGCCACCACCCGCGACGGGCGGCTCGTCGGATTCGTCTACGGCATGCCCAACGACCGCACCCACTGGTGGTCCACCGTGGTCGAACCGTATCTGCGCGCCCGGGGCAACGACGCCTGGCTCGACAACTCCTTTGTGATCACCGAGTTGCATGTCCATCCGCACCACCAGAACCGCGGCATCGGACGCGCCCTGATCACCGCCCTCACCGACGGCGCCTCCGAACCGCGCTCGATCCTGTCGGCCATCGACACCGACAGCCCGGCCCGCGGCCTGTACCGTTCCCTGGGCTACGAGGACCTGGCGCGGCAGGTGTACTTCCCCAGCGCCGCCAAGCCCTACGCCGTGATGGGCGCCCCCCTGCCCCTGCTCAGGCCCCGGGGCGGCCCGGAGGGTCCCTGA
- a CDS encoding lamin tail domain-containing protein codes for MRVRAALPALAGAAALMATAALATPAQAAGGVAVYHVWFDSPGKDDRSNKSLNGEWVQIKNNGSSAVSLKGWILKDASNHRYTFPDVKIGAHKTMKVHTGQGKDTTADKYQNRRAYVWNNTGDTATLTKANGSKVSSCSWTKKNKDHKYC; via the coding sequence ATGCGCGTACGCGCTGCCCTGCCCGCACTCGCGGGCGCCGCGGCCCTGATGGCCACGGCCGCGCTCGCCACTCCGGCACAGGCCGCCGGCGGTGTGGCCGTCTACCACGTCTGGTTCGACAGCCCCGGCAAGGATGACCGCTCGAACAAGAGCCTGAACGGCGAGTGGGTCCAGATCAAGAACAACGGCTCCTCCGCGGTCTCGCTGAAGGGCTGGATCCTGAAGGACGCCTCGAACCACCGGTACACCTTCCCCGATGTGAAGATCGGCGCGCACAAGACGATGAAGGTGCACACCGGCCAGGGCAAGGACACGACGGCGGACAAGTACCAGAACCGCCGGGCCTATGTCTGGAACAACACGGGGGACACGGCCACGCTCACCAAGGCGAACGGGAGCAAGGTCTCCTCGTGCTCCTGGACCAAGAAGAACAAGGACCACAAGTACTGCTGA